Proteins found in one Sphingobium sp. V4 genomic segment:
- the pgeF gene encoding peptidoglycan editing factor PgeF, producing the protein MVELLKARAFGNLPHGFAGRTGGVSTGLYAGLNVGLGSDDDRDAVRRNRDLARDAVLPGVELVTVRQIHSADVVRVSHGFADDARPAADALVTDQPGLLLGILTADCVPVLFADVEAGVVGAAHAGWKGAIGGVTDATLAAMVSLGAQRERIGCAIGPCIGRPSYEVTMDFAHRFTDADAENDRFFSEGRPGHLQFDIAGYVAARLAASGVGRVEMLDEDTYSQPDRFFSYRRSCHLGEPGYGRQISMIGLPR; encoded by the coding sequence GTGGTCGAACTGCTGAAGGCACGGGCGTTTGGGAATTTGCCGCACGGTTTTGCGGGACGGACGGGCGGCGTGTCGACCGGTCTCTACGCGGGGCTCAATGTCGGACTTGGCTCGGATGACGATCGGGACGCGGTCCGGCGCAATCGGGATCTGGCGCGAGATGCTGTTTTGCCTGGCGTGGAGCTGGTTACGGTCCGCCAGATCCATTCCGCTGACGTCGTGCGGGTGAGCCACGGCTTTGCGGACGATGCAAGACCGGCGGCGGACGCACTGGTGACCGACCAGCCTGGCCTGTTGCTCGGAATATTGACCGCCGACTGCGTACCGGTGCTGTTCGCCGATGTGGAGGCGGGCGTCGTGGGGGCGGCCCACGCAGGGTGGAAGGGCGCTATCGGAGGGGTGACCGACGCGACGCTGGCTGCGATGGTGTCGCTGGGCGCGCAGCGGGAACGGATAGGTTGTGCGATCGGTCCTTGCATCGGCCGGCCATCCTACGAAGTGACAATGGATTTCGCGCATCGCTTCACCGACGCCGATGCGGAGAATGATCGCTTTTTTTCCGAAGGGCGGCCCGGGCATCTTCAATTCGACATAGCGGGCTATGTTGCCGCGCGCCTTGCGGCGTCGGGCGTAGGGCGGGTGGAAATGCTGGACGAAGATACCTACAGCCAGCCGGACCGCTTCTTCAGCTATCGGCGCTCCTGCCATCTGGGCGAGCCGGGTTATGGTCGTCAGATATCGATGATCGGTTTGCCACGCTGA
- a CDS encoding lipopolysaccharide biosynthesis protein: MGLQDADANDAGFGARIRSAIFWRSGSQILSQMMSWVVTLAVIRLLDPADYGLFAMTQVILNFATFLNGYGLVSALVQSDTLETHRLRQAFGIMLLLNGGLALCQLAIAPLAADYYDQPMIADLLRVQALLYLSTPFISIPEAIMGRALDFRRPALVNLIAAAASAGVALVGALSGWGVWTLVFAPIAGFWVKAAGYVLATGFRPIPSFDFRGTGAMVAYGASLLGGQLFWIIQSQADIFIGGRVLEPHALGLYAEALFLTQIFVSKFVPPLNDVAFPAYARMQKDLSRVAWSFCKAVRLLLLLTCPIYLGMAVTAEPLVETLFGRKWLEMAPFVAILALAMPFMTVQVMFAPVSNALGRPGTTARVAAAGAVLMPAAFLIGIRFGAIGLAWAWLIAFPILTAITARLAGGPMGLRFVDLIRAAAPGLGCSVLMAGVVMAVDAALPPLPAPMRLGLLVPVGGLAFLGALMLCARGTLMELVGLLIRRKPPAQAPA; encoded by the coding sequence ATGGGCTTGCAGGATGCCGACGCGAATGATGCGGGTTTCGGCGCGCGCATAAGGAGTGCGATCTTCTGGCGATCGGGCAGCCAGATCTTGTCGCAGATGATGAGCTGGGTCGTGACGCTGGCGGTGATCCGCCTGCTCGATCCGGCCGACTACGGCCTGTTCGCCATGACCCAGGTGATCCTGAACTTCGCGACCTTCCTCAACGGCTATGGGCTGGTGAGCGCGCTGGTCCAGTCCGACACGCTCGAGACGCACCGGCTGCGCCAGGCCTTCGGCATCATGCTGCTGCTGAACGGCGGGCTGGCCCTGTGCCAACTCGCCATCGCCCCCCTGGCGGCCGATTATTATGACCAGCCGATGATCGCCGACCTGCTGCGGGTGCAGGCGCTGCTCTATCTGTCCACTCCCTTCATCTCGATTCCCGAAGCGATCATGGGGCGGGCGCTGGATTTTCGTCGCCCTGCCCTGGTCAACCTGATCGCGGCGGCGGCCTCGGCGGGCGTGGCGCTGGTTGGCGCACTGTCGGGCTGGGGCGTCTGGACGCTGGTATTCGCGCCGATCGCCGGTTTCTGGGTGAAGGCGGCGGGCTATGTGCTGGCGACCGGGTTCAGGCCGATCCCGAGCTTCGATTTCCGCGGCACCGGCGCGATGGTGGCCTATGGCGCATCGCTGCTGGGCGGACAGCTCTTCTGGATCATCCAGAGCCAGGCCGACATCTTCATCGGCGGGCGCGTGCTGGAACCCCATGCGCTGGGCCTCTATGCCGAGGCGCTGTTCCTGACCCAGATCTTCGTCAGCAAATTCGTGCCGCCGCTCAATGACGTCGCCTTCCCCGCTTATGCGCGGATGCAGAAGGATCTCAGCCGGGTCGCCTGGTCCTTTTGCAAGGCTGTTCGGCTGCTGCTGCTGCTGACCTGTCCCATCTACCTGGGCATGGCGGTGACGGCGGAACCGCTGGTGGAGACGCTGTTCGGCCGGAAATGGCTGGAAATGGCGCCTTTCGTCGCGATTCTCGCGCTCGCCATGCCGTTCATGACCGTACAGGTGATGTTTGCGCCGGTGAGCAACGCGCTGGGCCGCCCCGGGACAACGGCGCGAGTCGCGGCGGCAGGCGCAGTTCTGATGCCCGCCGCCTTCCTGATCGGTATCCGGTTCGGCGCGATCGGCCTGGCCTGGGCCTGGTTGATCGCCTTCCCGATCCTGACCGCAATTACAGCCCGTCTTGCCGGCGGGCCGATGGGGCTGCGATTCGTGGACCTGATTCGCGCTGCCGCGCCCGGCCTTGGCTGTTCGGTGCTGATGGCCGGGGTGGTGATGGCGGTCGACGCAGCGTTGCCGCCTCTCCCCGCGCCGATGCGCCTGGGCCTACTCGTGCCGGTGGGCGGTCTCGCCTTCCTCGGCGCGCTGATGCTGTGCGCGCGCGGGACGCTGATGGAACTGGTCGGGTTGCTGATCCGGCGCAAGCCGCCGGCCCAGGCGCCTGCCTGA
- a CDS encoding CBS domain-containing protein: MTIAAILQGKGRDVIQVKPTDSVLSAVQLLADKRIGCVPVVENGDVLGIFSERDLLYRVASDGAAALDHTVGEVMTAPAITIDDQTPVLHGLSLMTKRRVRHLPVVIDGKLVGLISIGDLVKFRIDTIESEAASLRDYIQTA, translated from the coding sequence ATGACCATCGCGGCGATTTTGCAGGGGAAGGGACGCGACGTCATTCAAGTGAAACCGACCGACAGCGTGTTGTCGGCGGTGCAATTGCTGGCGGACAAGCGCATCGGCTGCGTGCCGGTGGTCGAGAATGGTGATGTGCTCGGCATATTTTCCGAACGTGACCTGCTCTATCGCGTCGCCAGCGATGGCGCGGCGGCGCTCGATCATACGGTGGGCGAAGTCATGACCGCGCCCGCCATCACCATCGATGACCAGACGCCGGTGCTGCACGGCCTGTCGCTGATGACCAAGCGGCGCGTGCGTCATCTGCCGGTCGTCATCGACGGAAAGCTGGTGGGGCTGATCTCGATCGGCGATCTGGTGAAGTTCCGCATCGACACCATCGAATCGGAAGCGGCGTCACTGCGCGACTATATTCAGACCGCCTGA
- a CDS encoding acyl-CoA thioesterase, whose protein sequence is MRGEVVLRVVPRLADINSNGHIFGGWVLSQMDIAGGIVASRIAQGAVATVAIESMKFITPILLGDIVSVYAREERRGRTSVAIRVDVVATRGIGQQEVELTSGVYTFVALDANHRPRPLP, encoded by the coding sequence ATGCGGGGTGAAGTGGTGTTGCGGGTGGTCCCGCGATTGGCCGACATCAACAGCAACGGCCATATCTTCGGTGGCTGGGTGCTGAGCCAGATGGACATTGCCGGTGGCATCGTCGCATCGCGAATCGCGCAGGGCGCGGTCGCGACGGTGGCGATCGAGAGTATGAAGTTCATCACACCGATCCTGCTGGGCGACATCGTATCGGTCTATGCGCGGGAAGAGCGACGCGGCCGCACGTCCGTCGCGATCCGGGTCGACGTGGTCGCAACGCGCGGCATCGGCCAGCAAGAGGTCGAACTCACCAGCGGCGTCTATACGTTCGTCGCGCTCGACGCGAATCACCGGCCACGGCCACTACCCTGA
- a CDS encoding DUF4139 domain-containing protein, which produces MKAARLLPLLLTAFPFSAQAQATADPTGATAQGDVAVTIYNHGQSLVQDDRQLTVNPGRNRIEFPDVSARIRPETVNLSGPGLSIVEQNFDYDLLSPDKLMDKAVGQEVTLLRTNPATGAETRERARILAANGGIVLQIGARIEVLRDDGLPVRVIFDRVPPNLRARPTLSVTVEAERGGTVPARLSYLTPNLGWTADYVALFDAAKGAMDMQGWVTLTNNSGTSFTNARTILVAGNPANGGGRTNWWQSSGGASSGAIDQAGTESGPRERLGDYYLYPLGSRTTIANAQQKQVSFLDVKGAPARATYEYVNGWLGSATEPMSASSVLKFSTSKQGGLGDQLPAGIIRVYMRDARGDPQFIGENNIDHTPMGSSMALRTGDAFDVKVRPTVEQRSRKGGARWETKMRYTLTNARPEAVTVDLAQQGLWGDTRVTAQMLGGQVVEGRRVSADRMEWSVPVPANASVDLSITFDSRY; this is translated from the coding sequence ATGAAAGCCGCGCGCCTGCTGCCCCTGCTGCTGACCGCTTTTCCCTTTTCGGCGCAGGCGCAGGCGACGGCCGACCCCACCGGCGCGACCGCGCAGGGCGATGTCGCGGTCACCATCTACAACCATGGCCAGTCGCTGGTGCAGGATGACCGGCAGCTGACGGTCAATCCGGGCCGCAACCGAATCGAATTTCCCGACGTGTCGGCGCGCATCCGGCCCGAAACGGTCAACCTCTCCGGACCCGGCCTGTCCATCGTCGAGCAGAATTTCGACTATGATCTGCTGTCCCCGGACAAGCTGATGGACAAGGCGGTGGGGCAGGAGGTGACTTTGCTCCGCACCAATCCCGCCACCGGCGCGGAGACGCGCGAACGGGCGAGGATATTGGCGGCCAATGGCGGGATCGTCCTCCAGATCGGCGCGCGAATCGAAGTGTTGCGTGATGACGGCCTGCCGGTGCGTGTCATTTTCGATCGGGTGCCGCCCAATCTGCGCGCGCGGCCGACTCTTTCCGTCACGGTCGAAGCGGAAAGGGGCGGCACGGTGCCGGCGCGGCTCTCCTATCTGACGCCGAATCTGGGCTGGACGGCGGACTATGTCGCCCTGTTCGACGCGGCGAAGGGGGCGATGGACATGCAGGGCTGGGTCACGCTCACCAACAATAGCGGGACCAGCTTCACCAACGCCAGGACGATTCTCGTCGCGGGCAATCCCGCCAATGGCGGCGGTCGGACCAACTGGTGGCAATCGTCGGGTGGCGCGTCGAGCGGCGCGATCGACCAGGCCGGCACCGAAAGCGGCCCGCGAGAGCGCCTCGGCGACTATTATCTCTATCCGCTCGGCTCCCGCACGACGATCGCCAACGCCCAGCAGAAGCAGGTCAGCTTTCTCGACGTGAAGGGCGCGCCCGCGCGGGCGACCTATGAATATGTCAATGGCTGGCTCGGCAGCGCGACGGAACCGATGAGCGCGTCGAGCGTGCTCAAATTCTCGACCTCGAAACAGGGCGGCCTGGGCGACCAGCTCCCCGCCGGGATCATCCGCGTCTATATGCGCGACGCGCGCGGCGACCCCCAGTTCATCGGCGAGAATAATATCGACCATACGCCAATGGGCTCGTCCATGGCGCTGCGCACCGGCGACGCCTTCGACGTCAAGGTCCGCCCGACCGTCGAGCAGCGCAGTCGGAAAGGTGGGGCCCGCTGGGAAACGAAGATGCGCTACACGCTGACCAACGCCCGCCCCGAAGCGGTGACGGTCGATCTGGCGCAGCAGGGACTGTGGGGCGACACCCGCGTCACCGCGCAAATGCTGGGTGGCCAGGTGGTGGAGGGCAGGCGGGTGTCGGCCGACCGGATGGAATGGAGCGTGCCGGTGCCGGCCAATGCATCGGTCGACCTCAGCATCACCTTCGATTCGCGTTACTGA
- a CDS encoding DUF4167 domain-containing protein: MINNRQAGRRNRGRNNNGRPNGNNRGGGDNGNRIDNRARGNAAQLLEKYKNMARDAQMAGDRVNAEYYLQFADHYFRVLADNRARQEEQQQRFRPREENYDEDGEDFDGAYDGGDDFRSEPQPSYDRAPRDQDRRHDRAEESRDNRDSREGRDNREGRDGRNNRRDRNRRDRFAGDENAPVKQDMGLEGPVASPAAEPAPQPVADAAPVPAAEAEAPRPPRRGRPRKVAAPADAGEAFDAAVLPPSIARADNDAEPAAEAEAPKKRTRRPRAAATTEAAE, translated from the coding sequence TTGATCAACAACCGGCAGGCCGGCCGCCGCAATCGCGGCCGGAACAATAATGGTCGTCCCAACGGCAATAATCGGGGCGGCGGCGATAATGGCAACCGCATCGACAACCGCGCCCGTGGCAATGCGGCCCAGCTTCTTGAGAAATACAAGAACATGGCCCGCGATGCCCAGATGGCGGGCGACCGGGTGAACGCCGAATATTATCTCCAGTTCGCCGATCATTATTTCCGCGTGCTGGCCGATAATCGCGCCCGGCAGGAGGAGCAGCAGCAGCGCTTCCGTCCCCGCGAGGAAAATTATGACGAGGATGGCGAGGATTTCGACGGCGCCTATGACGGCGGCGATGATTTCCGTAGCGAACCGCAGCCTTCCTACGACCGCGCCCCGCGCGACCAAGATCGCCGTCACGATCGCGCCGAGGAATCGCGTGACAATCGCGACAGCCGGGAAGGGCGCGACAACCGGGAAGGCCGTGACGGCCGCAACAATCGTCGCGACCGCAACCGCCGCGATCGCTTCGCTGGCGATGAAAATGCCCCGGTGAAGCAGGATATGGGCCTTGAGGGCCCGGTCGCCAGCCCGGCGGCCGAGCCCGCGCCGCAGCCGGTGGCGGATGCTGCGCCTGTGCCAGCAGCCGAGGCCGAAGCGCCCCGTCCTCCGCGTCGCGGCCGCCCGCGCAAGGTCGCCGCACCGGCCGATGCCGGCGAAGCCTTCGACGCGGCGGTGTTGCCGCCGTCGATCGCGCGCGCCGACAATGATGCCGAGCCGGCTGCCGAAGCGGAAGCGCCCAAGAAGCGCACCCGTCGCCCCCGCGCGGCCGCCACGACCGAAGCGGCCGAATAA
- the prmC gene encoding peptide chain release factor N(5)-glutamine methyltransferase encodes MTIGGVADALRAATVQIAVVSDTARLDAELLMAHALGLSRSDMLLRQRDLDAPANFAALLDRRLSGEPIAHILGTRDFWTISLRVTPDVLIPRPDSETLIEAAVDHFRDRAPDTLLDLGTGSGALLLAALAEWPQARGLGIDASPAALAVAQDNGARLGLADRATFRLGDWGDGVDGPFDLLLINPPYIGVDEPLSGDVLRDPPSALFAGTDGLADYRRIAPDLPRLIAPGGMAAIEIGHAQGDGVSALLREQGLAVAVRCDLAGHDRCLIATHSA; translated from the coding sequence ATGACGATCGGGGGCGTCGCGGACGCCCTGCGTGCGGCAACTGTCCAGATCGCTGTCGTGAGCGACACGGCGCGGCTCGACGCCGAACTGCTGATGGCCCATGCGCTGGGCCTGTCGCGCTCCGACATGTTGCTGCGCCAGCGCGATCTTGATGCGCCCGCCAACTTCGCCGCCTTGCTCGACCGCCGCCTGTCGGGTGAGCCGATCGCGCATATTCTGGGCACGCGCGACTTCTGGACGATCAGCCTGCGCGTCACGCCCGATGTGCTGATCCCGCGCCCGGACAGCGAAACGCTGATCGAGGCGGCGGTCGATCATTTCCGCGACCGTGCGCCGGACACACTGCTCGACCTGGGCACCGGATCTGGCGCGCTGCTGCTGGCGGCGCTGGCGGAGTGGCCGCAGGCGCGGGGGCTGGGCATCGACGCCTCGCCCGCCGCGCTCGCCGTCGCGCAGGATAATGGGGCGCGGCTCGGCCTGGCCGACCGCGCGACCTTTCGTCTGGGCGACTGGGGCGACGGGGTCGATGGTCCGTTCGACCTGCTGCTGATCAACCCGCCCTATATCGGCGTCGATGAGCCGCTGTCGGGTGACGTGCTGCGCGATCCGCCTTCGGCGCTGTTCGCGGGCACTGACGGTCTTGCCGACTATCGTCGCATCGCGCCCGACCTGCCGCGCCTGATCGCGCCGGGCGGCATGGCCGCGATCGAGATCGGCCATGCGCAGGGGGACGGCGTCTCCGCCTTGCTGCGCGAACAGGGGCTGGCCGTTGCCGTCCGGTGCGATCTTGCGGGGCACGACCGCTGTCTCATCGCGACACATTCGGCTTGA
- the prfA gene encoding peptide chain release factor 1, translating into MHISAERIAQIEARRDEVQASMTRADLAADAFVKLSKEYAEIEPVANAARELRRLRQELAALEAMTGGEEADPLMREMAQEEMQLLKSQLPAAERALALQLLPRDAADARPAMLEIRAGTGGDEAALFAGDLFRMYQRYADTQGWKMEMISANASEQGGFKEVVASINGAGVFAKLKFESGVHRVQRVPVTESGGRIHTSAATVAVLPEPEEVDVQIADSDLKIDIYRASGAGGQHVNTTDSAVRITHLPSGIVVTQQDERSQHKNKAKAMQVLRARLYEAERERTQSEQAGARKAMVGSGDRSERIRTYNFPQGRVTDHRINLTLHRLPEILEGPGLAEVIDALIAEDEAARLAQLDGVA; encoded by the coding sequence ATGCACATTTCCGCCGAACGCATCGCGCAGATCGAGGCGCGCCGGGACGAGGTGCAGGCGTCGATGACGCGCGCCGATCTGGCCGCCGACGCGTTCGTGAAACTGTCCAAGGAATATGCTGAGATCGAGCCGGTCGCCAACGCCGCGCGCGAACTGCGCCGGTTGCGGCAGGAACTGGCCGCGCTGGAGGCGATGACCGGCGGCGAGGAAGCCGATCCGCTGATGCGCGAGATGGCGCAGGAGGAGATGCAGCTGCTCAAGAGCCAGCTGCCCGCGGCCGAGCGTGCGCTGGCGCTGCAATTGCTGCCCCGCGACGCCGCCGACGCCCGGCCCGCCATGCTGGAAATCCGCGCCGGCACCGGCGGGGATGAAGCCGCGCTCTTCGCCGGCGACCTGTTCCGCATGTATCAGCGCTACGCCGATACGCAGGGGTGGAAGATGGAGATGATCTCCGCCAACGCCTCCGAACAGGGCGGCTTCAAGGAAGTTGTCGCCAGCATCAACGGCGCCGGCGTGTTCGCCAAGCTGAAGTTCGAAAGCGGCGTCCACCGGGTCCAGCGCGTGCCCGTCACCGAAAGCGGCGGGCGCATCCACACCAGCGCGGCCACCGTCGCCGTCCTTCCCGAACCGGAGGAAGTCGATGTCCAGATCGCTGACAGTGACCTCAAGATCGACATCTATCGCGCGTCGGGCGCGGGCGGCCAGCATGTCAACACCACCGATTCCGCCGTTCGCATCACCCATTTGCCGAGCGGCATCGTTGTCACCCAGCAGGATGAACGCTCCCAGCACAAGAACAAGGCGAAGGCGATGCAGGTGCTGCGCGCGCGCCTCTATGAAGCCGAGCGCGAGCGCACCCAGAGCGAACAGGCCGGCGCGCGCAAGGCGATGGTGGGGTCGGGCGACCGCTCCGAACGCATCCGCACCTATAATTTTCCGCAGGGGCGCGTCACCGACCATCGCATCAACCTGACCCTGCATCGCCTGCCCGAAATTCTCGAAGGCCCGGGCCTGGCCGAAGTCATCGACGCGCTGATCGCCGAGGACGAGGCGGCGCGGCTGGCGCAGCTGGACGGGGTTGCTTGA
- the hisS gene encoding histidine--tRNA ligase, with product MAKQETPRPVRGTQDMLGGTAEAFQERFAHVVATFDRVRKLYGFQRVEVPVFESTAVFARSLGESTDVVSKEMYTFTDRGGDSITLRPEFTAGISRAYITEGWQQYAPLKVATHGPLFRYERPQKGRFRQFHQLDAEIIGAAEPGADVELLVFADQLLRELGVSDGVTLNLNTLGDAESREAWRAALVAHFEAHRDQLSEESLDRLQRNPLRILDSKDPRDRPAADSAPDIDAYLTDAARGFFEKVTSGLDAAGVAWERNARLVRGLDYYRHTAFEFITDRLGAQGTVLGGGRYDGLIENLGGPSTPAVGWAAGIERLAMLVDMPEAARIDVAVIPMGEAAEAVAIGIVANLRRAGVVTDMGFRGNMKKRMQRANAAGAQTAIIIGDDELAQGEVTVRNLVDGSQERCKIEALGDYPLASKTSFVEGLLRGFDPTKVIAN from the coding sequence ATGGCGAAACAAGAAACGCCGCGCCCGGTGCGCGGCACGCAGGACATGTTGGGCGGCACGGCGGAGGCGTTCCAGGAGCGGTTCGCGCATGTGGTTGCGACGTTCGACCGGGTGCGCAAACTCTACGGCTTTCAGCGCGTGGAAGTGCCGGTGTTCGAATCCACGGCTGTATTCGCCCGTTCGCTCGGCGAATCGACCGACGTCGTCTCCAAGGAGATGTACACGTTCACGGATCGGGGCGGCGACAGCATCACGCTGCGCCCCGAATTCACCGCCGGCATCAGCCGCGCCTATATCACCGAGGGCTGGCAGCAATATGCGCCGCTGAAGGTCGCGACCCACGGCCCGCTGTTCCGCTACGAGCGCCCGCAAAAGGGCCGCTTCCGCCAGTTCCACCAGCTCGATGCGGAAATCATCGGCGCGGCCGAGCCGGGCGCGGACGTGGAACTGCTGGTCTTTGCCGACCAGTTGCTCCGGGAATTGGGCGTCTCCGACGGCGTGACGCTGAACCTCAACACGCTGGGCGACGCGGAAAGCCGCGAGGCGTGGCGCGCGGCGCTGGTCGCCCATTTCGAGGCCCATCGTGACCAGCTGTCGGAAGAAAGCCTGGATCGGTTGCAGCGTAATCCGCTGCGCATCCTCGACAGCAAGGATCCGCGCGATCGTCCGGCGGCCGACAGCGCGCCCGACATCGACGCCTATCTGACCGACGCGGCGCGGGGCTTCTTCGAGAAGGTGACGAGTGGTCTCGACGCGGCGGGCGTGGCGTGGGAGCGCAATGCCCGGCTGGTTCGCGGCCTCGATTATTATCGCCACACCGCGTTCGAGTTCATCACCGACCGACTCGGCGCGCAGGGCACGGTGCTGGGCGGCGGCCGCTATGACGGGCTGATCGAGAATCTGGGTGGTCCCTCCACCCCGGCGGTCGGCTGGGCGGCGGGGATCGAGCGGCTGGCGATGCTGGTGGACATGCCGGAGGCAGCACGCATCGACGTTGCCGTGATTCCGATGGGCGAAGCGGCCGAAGCAGTTGCGATCGGTATCGTCGCCAATCTGCGCCGCGCCGGCGTCGTCACTGATATGGGTTTCCGCGGTAATATGAAAAAGCGGATGCAGCGCGCCAACGCGGCCGGTGCGCAAACGGCCATCATCATTGGCGACGATGAACTGGCCCAAGGTGAGGTAACGGTTCGCAATCTGGTCGATGGATCGCAGGAGCGTTGCAAGATCGAGGCGCTGGGCGACTATCCCTTGGCGAGTAAAACCAGCTTTGTGGAAGGTTTGTTGCGCGGATTTGATCCAACCAAGGTCATCGCCAACTAA
- a CDS encoding alginate export family protein: MTPLRLFFAASALAIASPVSAQADGFALSGNVRLRYEALDGQARAGLDDRIDLVSLRSVLAADYRSGPLHVGLELWDSRVWDGHPGEGIGTGEVNTLEPVQAYVAADLGPLLGPGSKSSVQLGRFMLNLGARRLVAADDYRNTTNGYTGARIDLASGTGGSATLIYVLPQMRRPDDEASVLDNDAAIDRESADLRLWGGYAAQTLSRRSMIELGYIGLAERDAPGRPTRNRHLHSMSLRLMRDPAPASLDFEVEGIWQMGRVRAGTAPGAAPLDVAAWFVHADAGYSFAGPLRARLSAEFDYASGDRSGGDYGRFDTLFGMRRGDFVPAGIFAQTHRANILTPGLRLEMAPGKRIDLFANWHPMWLASRTDAFSTTGVRDATGRSGRFAGHMIDGRLRWWTVPRLLRTEINASWLGKGRFLRGAPNAPGGGDVRYVSLALTATF, from the coding sequence GTGACGCCATTACGCCTGTTTTTTGCCGCTTCCGCCCTTGCCATCGCCTCACCCGTGTCCGCGCAGGCAGATGGGTTCGCGCTCTCCGGCAATGTCCGGCTGCGTTATGAGGCGCTCGACGGGCAGGCGCGCGCTGGCCTCGACGACCGGATCGATCTCGTCAGCCTGCGGAGCGTGCTGGCTGCCGACTATCGGTCCGGCCCGCTCCATGTCGGCTTGGAATTGTGGGACAGCCGCGTCTGGGATGGTCATCCGGGCGAAGGAATCGGTACGGGCGAAGTCAATACGCTGGAGCCGGTGCAGGCTTATGTCGCTGCGGATCTCGGCCCGCTGCTTGGGCCGGGCAGCAAGAGTTCGGTCCAGCTCGGCCGTTTCATGCTGAACCTGGGCGCGCGGCGGCTGGTCGCGGCGGACGATTATCGCAACACCACCAACGGCTATACCGGGGCGCGGATCGACCTGGCGAGCGGGACGGGCGGATCGGCGACGCTGATCTACGTCCTGCCGCAGATGCGGCGGCCCGACGACGAGGCGTCCGTGCTGGACAATGATGCGGCAATCGACCGGGAAAGTGCGGACCTTCGGCTGTGGGGCGGCTATGCGGCGCAGACATTGTCGCGCCGGTCGATGATCGAACTGGGCTATATCGGCCTTGCCGAGCGCGATGCGCCGGGGCGGCCGACCCGCAATCGCCATTTGCACAGCATGAGCCTGCGGCTGATGCGCGATCCCGCCCCCGCATCCCTCGATTTTGAAGTGGAAGGCATCTGGCAGATGGGGCGCGTGCGGGCGGGAACCGCGCCGGGCGCCGCGCCGCTCGACGTCGCCGCCTGGTTCGTCCATGCCGACGCCGGCTACAGTTTCGCGGGACCGCTCAGGGCGCGCCTCTCCGCCGAGTTCGATTATGCCAGCGGCGACCGGAGCGGCGGCGATTATGGCCGGTTCGACACGTTGTTCGGAATGCGCCGGGGCGATTTCGTGCCGGCGGGCATCTTTGCCCAGACCCACAGGGCCAATATTCTGACCCCTGGCCTGCGGCTGGAGATGGCGCCGGGCAAGCGGATCGACCTGTTCGCCAACTGGCATCCGATGTGGCTGGCGTCGCGAACCGACGCCTTTTCGACCACCGGCGTGCGGGACGCGACCGGCCGTTCGGGCCGCTTCGCCGGTCATATGATCGACGGGCGGCTGCGCTGGTGGACGGTCCCCAGGCTGCTGCGCACCGAAATCAATGCCAGCTGGCTGGGCAAGGGGCGTTTCCTGCGCGGCGCGCCCAATGCGCCGGGCGGCGGCGACGTGCGCTATGTGTCGCTCGCGCTGACCGCCACCTTCTAG